The DNA region CGCGAGTCGAGGTTCGCTATATTGGGCCTGGCGCATCCGCATATTAAAACAGCGGCGGCGCATAAAACCGAACAGGCCGTTAAAATAAATCCCCGGTTATTCTTTTTCATATCTAAGCCTCAATTGACCGCAGGCGGCATCGATATCCTGCCCGCGGGACTTACGTAGAGTAACATGCGTCCCGGATTTAGCAAGCCGGTCGCGGAAAAGCAGTATATCCGATTTATTCGGCGGCAGGAACTGCCCCGCTTTTACCGAATTTGAAGGGATCAGGTTAACTTTACAGTTCAACCCGGACAGTAATTTGGATAATTTGTCAGCACTGGCGATATCCGAATTAACATTCTTGATCAGCACGTACTCAAAAGTGACCTGCCGGTTCGTCCTGGATATATACTCCCTGCAGGCGTCCATCAATTCCCTTAAAGGATAAACCTTGTTCACCGGCATCAATTTTGAGCGGGTTTTGTCGTCAGGGCAATGCAGCGATACGGATAATTCCACCTGCAGCCCCTCTTCAGACAGACGTTTGATGCCCGGGATAATCCCGGAAGTGGATATAGTGATCCTGCGTATGCCGATATTAAGCCCGTATTCGGCATTAATGATCCGGATCGCTTTCAGGACATTGTCGTAATTCTCCATCGGCTCGCCTGTCCCCATAAAAACTATATGAGTAAGCCTGCCGTCCGGAGAATTGTTCTTCAAGTAAAGGACCTCGCCCATGATCTCCGCGACCTCGAGGTTTCTTTTAAACCCGAGCATCCCGCTGGCGCAAAAGGCGCATTTGAATTTACAGCCTACCTGGCTGGAGATGCATCCGGTGACCCTATCCGGAGTAGGGATCAATACCGCTTCCGCGGTATTGCCGTCTCTTAGTTTGAAAAGGTATTTTCTGGTGCCGTCGCTGGATTCATCGCAGCAAACCAACTCCATATCGCAGACGGAAAAATTATCTTTCAACCTCTCCCGCAATACTTGCGGGAGATCGCTCATTTTCTCAAAATCGATGACGCCTTTCTGGTAGATCCATCCCAGGATCTGCCGGGCATGAAACCCGGGGACTTTCCATTGACCCAGGGAATTCTTCAAACCCTCCAGGTCTAATCCGGCAATATCCCGCATATTTATCTTCTCTTCCGGGACAGGCACTTTTTGATCCGCCTGTCCAATACATCCAGAGACTCTTTCTTGAAGATCCTGGCTACCGCGGCCACACGCACAGCTTCTTCCAATATCTCCACCCGTTCCAGGGCTGCCTGAAAATCATTGCCAATGGCGAACACGCCGTGGCTCCTGATCACCGCAAGGCTGTTCTGTTTCAATGCCGCGATCACCAGCCGCGGCTTGCGCACTGTAAGCGTCCCTTGCTCTACTACCGGAACATCGCCCAGGTAATATCTGGTCTCAAAAGTCAACACCTTAAGCGACGGATAAACAGCAAAATACGCGTTGGCCAGAGGCGGATGACAATGCAGGACTATCTTATTATCGGGGAATTCGCGATAGATCAGGCTGTGCACGGGCAATTCCGAACTCGGCTTTTTGGGGCCCTTATACGGGGCTTGCGCAAAAATACCGGTTTTAACTATATCCGCCGGGGTTAAATCCCCTAAACATGAACCGCTGGCAGTGATAAGCATATCATTACCCAACCGACAGCTTAAATTACCCGCCCGGGCGGTTAAAAACCCGCTGGCGTGCAGCTTTCTGCCGACGCCGATTATCTCTTTTTTCAACAGCTTTTCCTTGTCCATTTCAAAAGGCGATATCCACTGTTTTAGTTTTTACCCCGGGCACCGCATTCAAGCTCTTCTTGAGGCGGAATTTCTCCGTTTTGCTCCCGACGATCTCCAGGATTATCAGCCCGGTATCCGAGCATTTATCCAGAACACCGTCATGGATACCCATCCGGGTTTTGATCATACAGCCGAAATCCGTGAGGATCTTTTGGACCGATATCGCAGAACTCCTGCGGGTGCGCATCAAAACAACAAA from Candidatus Omnitrophota bacterium includes:
- the rlmN gene encoding 23S rRNA (adenine(2503)-C(2))-methyltransferase RlmN, with the protein product MPVPEEKINMRDIAGLDLEGLKNSLGQWKVPGFHARQILGWIYQKGVIDFEKMSDLPQVLRERLKDNFSVCDMELVCCDESSDGTRKYLFKLRDGNTAEAVLIPTPDRVTGCISSQVGCKFKCAFCASGMLGFKRNLEVAEIMGEVLYLKNNSPDGRLTHIVFMGTGEPMENYDNVLKAIRIINAEYGLNIGIRRITISTSGIIPGIKRLSEEGLQVELSVSLHCPDDKTRSKLMPVNKVYPLRELMDACREYISRTNRQVTFEYVLIKNVNSDIASADKLSKLLSGLNCKVNLIPSNSVKAGQFLPPNKSDILLFRDRLAKSGTHVTLRKSRGQDIDAACGQLRLRYEKE
- a CDS encoding class II aldolase/adducin family protein, whose protein sequence is MDKEKLLKKEIIGVGRKLHASGFLTARAGNLSCRLGNDMLITASGSCLGDLTPADIVKTGIFAQAPYKGPKKPSSELPVHSLIYREFPDNKIVLHCHPPLANAYFAVYPSLKVLTFETRYYLGDVPVVEQGTLTVRKPRLVIAALKQNSLAVIRSHGVFAIGNDFQAALERVEILEEAVRVAAVARIFKKESLDVLDRRIKKCLSRKRR